The Culicoides brevitarsis isolate CSIRO-B50_1 unplaced genomic scaffold, AGI_CSIRO_Cbre_v1 contig_68, whole genome shotgun sequence genome includes the window AAAGATTTAACcagattcgaaaaatttcttcaaaaaaaaaaaaaaaagaaattaaccaGTTCAGTATCGCCTTTCTTTCCTTCCTGTTATGGTATCTGTTCTGTCTCCGATaccacaagaaaaaaatgggtGTTAAAACATTGACATTGAACATgtgtaatgatgatgatgaagatgaaAAAAGATGAGATAATGAGATCAGTCCATCATTCATAACAACTTCACAACTCTTCTTGAAGGAaactaaaaagaaaagaagaataaaGTGTATCGATttcaagaacaacaaaaaatgtgatatcTTAAGTCACTTCTGGTTCTTCGGTTACTTTTGTGTAACATGATCCATTGTGGGTCATTAAtcgtttttaatataaaaaaaaacttaaatttgacatttttttatttttttacttacaggTCTTCGTTTTTTAAAGGGGATCTCCAATAATTTCATCAAGACGACGCCGTATCACAACCAAGGAAACGTTGGTGCTTGGCCCGGAATTTTTAACGTAGCTTTGAAGGCAGCAATCACTGCGAACGCGACTTGCGGCGAGAAAGGACGAGAGaaatattgcaaaataatCGATGCACGTCCTCACAAATCGCGAGTCCCGACGGAGCAATGTCACTTTTGCGACGCCAATAACGAAGACGAACGACATTTGATCGAAAATGCCATCGATGGGTCGCCGCGTTGGTGGCAAAGTCCCAGTTTGAAAATGGGCAGGGAGAACGAATATGTGACAATTACGATGGATTTGGGacatgtaagtattttttttttatttatttgaattttaggaCATTTTTTAGCTTGGAACGAATGTCAAGAGCATTCGACTTGACCTCGCCCCAATTGGAAGTCAACTTGGAAAAGACACTTTTGAAGGCTCCCATTGGAGTAGCGACGCCCGTTAAGACTTTCAACATGGCTTTCATGTTTTCGGGTTGAACGATGATGCATTTGTGCACCTCCAGAAAATtggttttgtgttttttgaaacaatttatcACGAGGTTCATGTCTAAAGtgtcgaaaattttcgaaaatcccaAAGGATCGAAGATTTTCAAGCCACCTTTGATGACTTTGACCCAATCAAAGGACTCGTAAATGCATTGCATGAAATCCTCGGCAAGGGCTTTGTGTTCGCCGCCATTTTCAGGGAAATTTCCCGTTGCCCATTGAGCGATTTCCTTTCTCGAAACCTTGTTATGAGCCAAAAGCTTTGAAGCGCAGTTTTCGGTCTTGTTTTCGAACTTTTCCGTCAAATCCGGAGgactttcttcttcttgagCGAGGCATtcctgtgaaaaaaatcaaattaaattaattttttgataaattttacaaattttacacTTGAAACAATTGCCAGAAGTACTAAGCTCATCAGAATTCGAAGCATTTCTGTCAGAATGTGACCCAATTCCTACCGACAACTGTTTAAATAGACTTGCAAAAGTCTGTTTctcgcattttttaaaagtttttcactcATCTCTCTCGAGTTCAAACCTGATTTGAATATCAAGCGACCACACTCAACAATTTGTAGCTGAAACATGCAAAACATCTGTAAATTTCATCTAGATAAAAATCGCGCAAGATTTTATCACAGCCATCGAGTTGCTTTCAATTGTTCTCTTTCTACAGCAAATcgcaataaattcaatttcctcGTTGCGAAAGCTAAAGGGCACGACAATCGTCAGCTCATAAACAATGGATTCAATTAAGGAAAGATGTTGTTTTCATGTTTCGCTTGCTACAACCTGTTGTTTGGATGCATTGCTCTCATTGTGCCTTCGATTTTGGATTTATTTATGGCTTTTGCAACGACGAAGATCGATGAAATGGAAATGTGTCTTGCCAGAAGAAGGAGAAAAATGGAAcattattaagttttattgttttcttttccttatttttcgtttgttgtGGCATGTTTTGATGGCAATTTGTTGGGTTTTGGGTTTTTGAAGGAGatatttttccgaaaaattgcttttttaatagtttttatgtttgtctgttaaaaatttaaatttgaaaaaaatacctaattttaataatttaaaaaaaatatttttaatttaattttaattaaataatttaaattttaactttttgttattCGTATCTTTTTGaggaagtttttttaatttttctccgaatagaattaaatagaattagaattaagaattaaatagaattaaattttttgttattgatattttatttttattgaaaactaaactaattttacgtaaaaaaattaaaaataaaaattttaaaaaattattgtttcttcaaaaattttttctgcatttttgaacaagaatgagttctaaaaaaatttattttgacaactttttttcactGATAAAACTgacatctaaaaatttttgagtcaaaaatttcctaaaaattcacttaaaattgaattaaaatcaattaaaattttaaagacaaaaatacttttaaaaaataatattttaattttttttttttcaataattttaattcatttttaataatttcttttctttaatttgtttcaactttttaaaaaaattaaaattaaaaaaaaatattaaaagaataaaatacgacactatttaaacaaaaaatttacaaattttagagaaaaaaaattaaaatgcgctAAAATCTCATGtactttaacaaaatttatcactaaCTCATTAATTTCTGTGATGAGTTTTTAACAAAGCATAAAATTGCCTAAAACCGACCACCTTCAATGTTCGCCGTTCATCATAAAATATCTTCATTCACCGTAAATAGGACTCGAAACGAGCTGCAAGCGatcatttttgcatgaaactgATAAATTTTCTATCTCCGTTTCGCTAATAAAACATCGTTGCTCGCCGCAATAAAAAGAAAGTgtgaaaattcttgtaaaaacatGCCATAAAGTGCAAGTTCATGCAAGCAAACAGCGCGCAACATTACCATATTACAATGTTCCTGCACGAAACAATGTTAAAGGAGCCCGGTTTGACGATGAGAATCAATTTCCTCTTCTACGCAAACACAACTTTCTGACCTTTTcgcgcgtcgtcgtcgtcgctgcgATCAATGTGTTGAAATCCATTAATTTTCTACGTTCGCTGTGAGAAATGACTTTGCGGTCAAACTTTCATGCTCAATAAAAGATTCAATAAACGTGATTagataattttcatatatggCAACGAgtgagtttatttattttttgtgtaaaaaatgttttattatgtgctaaaaatgttgtttcatTGCAGACGATCAGTATTTGGCGAACGAATTTCGATCAAAGACCtcaaaacatttgaaaaatttaatttcacggCCACTTTTGTTACAAATGCATCTCaggtttcatgaaaaatcagtCATTTGTTACtttgtgtcataaaaaataatgaacagGACAATGTATTGTAACCGGAGTTTACATCACAGAAGCAGAAACAACAAGCTAGACGTGACTAAAATATATcgttaaacgaaaaaaaaaataactcataAACTAAGAATGACTAACAACATGCAATTTATTACGAAGAACACGAAACTAGAAGAtcttctgtgaaaaa containing:
- the LOC134836589 gene encoding uncharacterized protein LOC134836589, which encodes MSLVLLAIVSSECLAQEEESPPDLTEKFENKTENCASKLLAHNKVSRKEIAQWATGNFPENGGEHKALAEDFMQCIYESFDWVKVIKGGLKIFDPLGFSKIFDTLDMNLVINCFKKHKTNFLEVHKCIIVQPENMKAMLKVLTGVATPMGAFKSVFSKLTSNWGEVKSNALDIRSKLKNVLKFK